One stretch of Caldinitratiruptor microaerophilus DNA includes these proteins:
- a CDS encoding aminotransferase class IV yields MRDRGLLLGDGLFETARIYAGRVPLLERHLQRLREGAAVLGIPVPRGIEEAALRTVAACAVRDGVLRVTLTRGPGPRGLDLPPEPAPTLLVQVEPFAGRAPEPLRAALVSLRRDSRSPLTRLKTTSSLASVLARAEARAAGAGEALLLNTDGFVAEGAATNLFWVRDGVLRTPATAAGCLPGIARGLVLELARALGLPVAEGLFPPDDLAAADEAFLTSALLELAPLAGVTTAPSVSAPWERAPRWPAPGPVTARLAAAYREYTTSVA; encoded by the coding sequence GTGCGGGACCGCGGCCTCCTCCTCGGCGACGGCCTGTTCGAGACGGCGCGGATCTACGCCGGCCGCGTGCCGCTCCTGGAGCGGCACCTGCAGCGCCTCCGCGAAGGGGCGGCCGTCCTGGGGATACCCGTCCCACGCGGGATCGAGGAGGCAGCCCTGCGAACCGTCGCCGCCTGCGCGGTGCGCGACGGGGTCCTGCGCGTCACGCTCACCCGGGGACCGGGCCCCCGGGGCCTCGACCTGCCCCCGGAGCCCGCTCCCACCCTGCTCGTGCAGGTCGAACCCTTCGCCGGCCGGGCCCCAGAGCCCCTGCGCGCGGCCCTCGTCTCCCTGCGCCGGGACAGCCGCTCGCCCCTCACCCGCCTGAAGACGACGAGCAGTCTCGCCTCGGTGCTGGCCCGGGCCGAGGCGCGGGCGGCCGGCGCCGGAGAAGCCCTGCTCCTGAACACCGACGGCTTTGTGGCCGAGGGAGCGGCCACCAACCTCTTCTGGGTGCGGGACGGGGTCCTGCGCACGCCCGCCACCGCCGCAGGCTGCCTGCCGGGGATCGCCCGGGGGCTCGTCCTCGAGCTGGCCCGGGCTCTCGGCCTGCCGGTGGCCGAGGGGCTGTTTCCGCCGGACGACCTGGCCGCCGCGGACGAGGCCTTCCTCACCAGCGCCCTCCTCGAGTTGGCCCCCCTGGCCGGGGTCACCACGGCCCCGTCCGTGAGCGCCCCGTGGGAACGGGCGCCGCGCTGGCCGGCGCCCGGGCCCGTGACCGCCCGGCTGGCCGCGGCCTACCGGGAGTACACGACGTCCGTGGCCTGA
- a CDS encoding GHMP family kinase ATP-binding protein, which yields MRPGAAAGAASVRVRAPARLHLGIFPLPGGGFGGLGVALRRPVAEVVARPARDLTASGPQAERALGAARAVAERCAPGAGAALAVVRDIPSHVGLGSGTQIDLAAAVAVARLWGVGAGPRELAPLVGRAQRTRVGTETFAGGGLVLYRAGAEPPAVRLDVPARWRFVVAIPGGASGFAGPDEARAFADLPPMERADVEAITAAIDRLLLPSLRAGDVAGVGAALEVIQARVGDYFAPVQGGRYRHPLGERLARAMRAAGAWAAGQSSWGPALFGLAESPGAARRIAAAARRVLEAWPQGGWAFVTAVSPGGAAVVVERWPQATDVVYSR from the coding sequence GTGAGGCCCGGGGCAGCTGCCGGCGCGGCCTCCGTGCGGGTGCGGGCGCCGGCCCGCCTGCACCTCGGGATCTTCCCGCTGCCGGGGGGCGGCTTCGGGGGGCTGGGGGTCGCCCTGCGCCGGCCGGTGGCCGAGGTGGTGGCCCGTCCGGCGCGAGACCTCACCGCCTCGGGGCCGCAGGCGGAGCGGGCGCTGGGGGCGGCGCGCGCGGTAGCGGAGCGGTGTGCGCCCGGGGCGGGCGCGGCGCTCGCCGTGGTGCGGGACATCCCGTCCCACGTCGGGCTGGGGTCGGGCACGCAGATCGACCTCGCCGCCGCCGTGGCAGTGGCCCGCCTCTGGGGGGTGGGCGCCGGGCCGCGGGAACTGGCGCCGCTCGTCGGGCGGGCGCAGCGGACCCGCGTCGGCACCGAGACCTTCGCCGGGGGCGGCCTGGTGCTCTACCGCGCCGGGGCCGAGCCGCCGGCCGTCCGGCTCGACGTGCCGGCCCGCTGGCGGTTCGTGGTCGCCATCCCGGGCGGCGCCTCGGGCTTCGCCGGACCGGACGAGGCGCGCGCCTTCGCCGACCTGCCCCCGATGGAGCGGGCGGACGTCGAGGCGATCACCGCGGCCATCGACCGCCTCCTCCTGCCCTCCCTCCGGGCGGGCGACGTCGCCGGGGTGGGGGCCGCCCTGGAGGTGATCCAGGCCCGGGTGGGCGACTACTTCGCCCCCGTCCAGGGCGGCCGCTACCGCCATCCGCTGGGCGAGCGCCTGGCGCGGGCGATGCGCGCCGCCGGGGCGTGGGCCGCCGGCCAGAGTTCCTGGGGGCCGGCCTTGTTCGGGCTGGCGGAGAGCCCCGGGGCCGCCCGCCGCATCGCCGCAGCCGCCCGGCGGGTGCTTGAGGCCTGGCCGCAGGGCGGTTGGGCGTTCGTCACTGCCGTGAGCCCCGGCGGGGCCGCCGTGGTGGTCGAGCGATGGCCTCAGGCCACGGACGTCGTGTACTCCCGGTAG
- a CDS encoding (5-formylfuran-3-yl)methyl phosphate synthase, which produces MVRLLVSVVDAEEAAAALAGGAHIVDVKNPAEGALGAPAPAVVRAIRRALPGRVALSVALGDLPDLPGTAALAAVGAASLGADYVKVGLRGPGDAEAAGRLLAAVAAALRDLAPGVRLIACAYADGPRVGAVDPLDVPAAAAAAGCAGAMVDTLHKGAGGLFAHMTDARARAFVEACRRHGLTSALAGSLTPADLPRVAALGPDIAGVRGAACTGGDRLGGRIDPGRVRALVSALAGVVSGAGGTVSGVRR; this is translated from the coding sequence TTGGTCCGGCTTCTGGTCAGCGTGGTGGATGCGGAGGAGGCGGCGGCGGCCCTCGCCGGCGGCGCCCACATCGTCGACGTCAAGAACCCGGCCGAAGGCGCCCTGGGGGCCCCCGCGCCGGCGGTCGTGCGGGCGATCCGCCGGGCCCTGCCCGGAAGGGTCGCCCTGAGCGTCGCCTTGGGCGACCTCCCCGACCTCCCCGGGACCGCCGCCCTGGCGGCGGTGGGGGCGGCGAGCCTCGGCGCCGACTACGTGAAGGTCGGCCTCCGGGGCCCGGGAGATGCGGAGGCGGCCGGGCGGCTCCTGGCGGCCGTGGCGGCCGCGCTGCGGGACCTGGCCCCCGGGGTGCGCCTCATCGCGTGCGCGTACGCCGACGGCCCGCGGGTAGGGGCGGTCGACCCCCTCGACGTGCCGGCCGCCGCGGCCGCCGCCGGCTGCGCGGGCGCCATGGTCGACACCCTGCACAAGGGCGCCGGCGGCCTCTTCGCCCACATGACGGATGCCCGCGCGCGGGCCTTCGTCGAGGCGTGCCGGCGGCACGGGCTCACGAGCGCCCTGGCCGGCTCGCTCACGCCGGCCGACCTTCCCCGCGTCGCGGCGCTGGGTCCGGACATCGCCGGCGTGCGGGGAGCCGCCTGCACGGGCGGGGACCGCCTGGGCGGCCGGATCGACCCGGGCCGGGTCCGGGCGCTCGTCTCGGCGCTGGCAGGGGTGGTCTCCGGGGCCGGGGGGACTGTCTCCGGGGTCCGCCGGTGA
- a CDS encoding ATP-grasp domain-containing protein, translating to MARLAVLGRRASWHVAQIALACGRRGVECDVLPVQAIAAAVGDGGRSSGVRAGGTPLDAYDAVLVRALPAGSLEQVVFRMDALHRLARHGVRVVNHPAALERTVDKFYTSALLEEAGIPTPATRVVQGFAEAMEAFLAMGDVVLKPLFGSEGRGMVRLADPDTAYRVLRAWEGIGAVFYMQEFVPHGGRDVRALVVGGEVVAAIERRAEGWKTNVAAGGRAVPFALPAGWADLAVRAAAAVGAEHAGVDLLPAPGGRVLVHEVNGIPGWRGLQQATGVDVADVLVGHVLGRRRAV from the coding sequence ATGGCCCGGCTGGCGGTCCTGGGCCGCAGGGCGAGCTGGCACGTCGCGCAGATCGCCCTCGCGTGCGGGCGGCGCGGCGTCGAGTGCGACGTGCTGCCGGTGCAGGCGATCGCCGCTGCCGTGGGGGACGGCGGCCGGAGCTCCGGGGTGCGCGCGGGCGGGACGCCGCTCGACGCGTACGACGCCGTGCTGGTGCGGGCACTGCCCGCCGGGTCGCTCGAGCAGGTGGTCTTCCGGATGGACGCCCTGCACCGGCTCGCGCGCCACGGCGTGCGGGTGGTGAACCACCCCGCCGCGCTGGAGCGGACGGTGGACAAGTTCTACACCTCGGCGCTCCTCGAGGAGGCGGGGATCCCGACCCCGGCCACCCGCGTCGTGCAGGGCTTCGCAGAGGCGATGGAGGCGTTCCTCGCCATGGGGGACGTGGTCCTCAAGCCCCTCTTCGGGTCGGAGGGCCGGGGCATGGTGCGCCTCGCCGACCCCGACACGGCGTACCGCGTGCTGCGGGCCTGGGAGGGGATCGGGGCGGTCTTCTACATGCAGGAGTTCGTCCCGCACGGCGGGCGGGACGTGCGGGCGCTGGTGGTGGGGGGCGAGGTCGTGGCGGCGATCGAGCGGCGGGCCGAGGGCTGGAAGACCAACGTGGCCGCCGGCGGCCGGGCGGTGCCCTTCGCCCTGCCCGCCGGCTGGGCCGACCTGGCCGTGCGGGCGGCGGCCGCCGTCGGCGCCGAGCACGCCGGGGTCGACCTCCTGCCGGCCCCGGGCGGCCGGGTCCTGGTGCACGAGGTGAACGGCATCCCCGGGTGGCGCGGGCTCCAGCAGGCGACCGGGGTGGACGTGGCGGACGTGCTGGTCGGGCACGTGCTCGGCCGGCGGCGGGCCGTGTGA
- the mch gene encoding methenyltetrahydromethanopterin cyclohydrolase, with the protein MGGGGLNLNRRARARAAALAERAEALGVERHEVAGAEVLDCGVRAPGGFEAGRLFAEATMAGLGSVTLVPWAEGGLHLPGVQVVTDRPLEACLLAQYAGWALREAGFSAMASGPGRALARVEALFDRYPVAEAPGEALIALEAPALPPPAAVAAIARRCGVEPGALTILVARTASAAGAVQVAARVVETALHKLGVLGLDPARVRAAWGTAPVAPVAADDLTAMGRTNDCLLYGGRVALLVDAPDEDLARLAARLPSGASPDHGRPFAEIFRERGDFYRVDPFLFSPAAVALTSTRTGRTFAAGATDPDLLRRSLFGAAGAG; encoded by the coding sequence GTGGGCGGGGGAGGGCTGAACCTGAACCGGCGCGCCCGCGCCCGGGCGGCGGCGCTGGCGGAGCGGGCCGAGGCCCTGGGGGTGGAGCGCCACGAGGTGGCCGGCGCCGAGGTGCTCGACTGCGGCGTGCGGGCCCCGGGCGGGTTCGAGGCCGGCCGCCTCTTCGCCGAGGCCACCATGGCCGGGCTCGGCTCCGTGACCCTGGTGCCGTGGGCCGAGGGCGGCCTCCACCTGCCCGGGGTACAGGTCGTGACCGACCGCCCCCTCGAGGCCTGCCTCCTGGCGCAGTACGCCGGTTGGGCGCTGCGGGAGGCGGGGTTCTCCGCCATGGCGTCGGGACCCGGCCGTGCGCTCGCGCGGGTGGAGGCGCTGTTTGACCGGTATCCCGTCGCCGAGGCGCCCGGCGAGGCGCTCATCGCCCTGGAGGCGCCGGCGCTGCCGCCCCCGGCGGCGGTGGCGGCCATCGCCCGCCGCTGCGGGGTGGAGCCGGGCGCGCTGACCATCCTGGTGGCCCGCACGGCCAGCGCCGCCGGAGCCGTCCAGGTGGCCGCCCGGGTGGTGGAGACCGCGCTCCACAAGCTGGGCGTCCTCGGCCTCGACCCGGCCCGCGTGCGCGCGGCCTGGGGCACCGCCCCCGTGGCCCCCGTGGCGGCGGACGACCTCACCGCCATGGGGCGCACGAACGACTGCCTCCTCTACGGCGGCCGCGTGGCCCTCCTGGTCGACGCCCCCGACGAGGACCTCGCCCGCCTTGCCGCACGCCTCCCCTCCGGCGCCTCGCCCGACCACGGCCGCCCCTTCGCCGAGATCTTCCGGGAGCGGGGCGATTTCTACCGGGTCGACCCCTTCCTCTTCAGCCCCGCCGCCGTGGCCCTCACCAGCACGCGCACGGGGCGCACGTTCGCGGCGGGCGCCACCGACCCCGACCTGCTGCGGCGCTCGCTCTTCGGCGCCGCCGGGGCCGGGTAG